GGAACGCGCCCTCGAGATCGCCTGCCGCCTGGGCGTGCGCCGGCTCAACTGCCTGGCGGGGCGGCGCCGGCCGGACCTGCCCGAGGCCGAGCAGCACGCCTGCCTGGTGGAGAACCTGCGCCACGCCGCCGACCGGCTGGCGGCCCACGGCCTGGTGCTGCTGGTCGAGGCGCTCAACGAACTCGACGTTCCCGGCTTCTACCTCACCACCACCCGACAGGCGCTGGCGCTGCTTGACCAGGTCGGGCGCGCCAACGTGCAGCTCCAGTACGACGCCTACCACATGCAGATCATGGAGGGCAACCTGACGCAGACGCTGCTCACCAACCTTTCCCGCATCGGGCACGTTCAGGTTGCCGACGTTCCCGGCCGGCACGAGCCGGGCAGCGGCGAGATCCGCTACCCGTTCGTGCTGGAGAAGCTTGACCAGGCGGGCTACACCGGCTTCGTCAGCCTCGAATACGTGCCGCAGGACTCCACGGAGGAATCGCTGAGAGCAGCAGCCGCCGCTGGTCTGGCGCGGCTGGGCCTGCCACACCCGCGCTGACCGGCCGCTGCAACCGGGATTGGAGGAGGTTGGAACGGTGCATACCGCTGCGTTCAGCAGAGCCGAGGCGGGCAACACCACCATCGCCTTTATCGGGCTCGGAATCATGGGCCGGCCCATGGCAAAGAA
Above is a window of Bacillota bacterium DNA encoding:
- the hyi gene encoding hydroxypyruvate isomerase; protein product: MIRWVANLTMLFTEVPFMERFERAARAGFRYVEFLFPYGQDVEGIAGELARLGLEQVLFNLPAGDWASGERGIAADPGRRAEFRDGVERALEIACRLGVRRLNCLAGRRRPDLPEAEQHACLVENLRHAADRLAAHGLVLLVEALNELDVPGFYLTTTRQALALLDQVGRANVQLQYDAYHMQIMEGNLTQTLLTNLSRIGHVQVADVPGRHEPGSGEIRYPFVLEKLDQAGYTGFVSLEYVPQDSTEESLRAAAAAGLARLGLPHPR